A region from the Aegilops tauschii subsp. strangulata cultivar AL8/78 chromosome 5, Aet v6.0, whole genome shotgun sequence genome encodes:
- the LOC109778570 gene encoding probable xyloglucan endotransglucosylase/hydrolase protein 28 — protein sequence MASSSSCPPPSPRLSHLLPVLVAAVVLLGRGGEARQPAPLHGVVRSMAFDEGYTQLFGSGNLALRREGKRVHLALDESTGSGFASQDLFLHGFFSAAVKLPADYAAGVVVAFYLSNADAYEKTHDELDFEFLGNVRGRDWRVQTNVYGNGSTGAGREERYDLPFDPTDDFHHYSILWTQHRIIFYVDETPMREVVRTEAMGAAFPSKPMSLYATIWDGSAWATLGGRYRANYKYAPFVAQFGDLVLQGCPVNPIDHSAAAACGTPWYEPVAAALSAEQRAAMSGFRRGHMSYSYCHDRRRYPVALSECDAAALPRLFGPDGMKYGGDRRHRRGGRGHRSDVVM from the exons ATGGCGTCCAGCTCATCGTGTCCTCCTCCGTCGCCGCGGCTCTCCCACCTCCTCCCCGTCCTCGTCGCCGCGGTCGTCCTGCTCGGCCGCGGCGGCGAGGCCAGGCAGCCGGCGCCGCTCCACGGCGTCGTGCGGTCCATGGCCTTCGACGAGGGCTACACCCAGCTCTTCGGCAGCGGCAACCTCGCGCTCCGCCGCGAGGGCAAGCGCGTCCACCTCGCCCTCGACGAGTCCACCG GCTCCGGGTTCGCCTCCCAGGACCTGTTCCTCCACGGCTTCTTCAGCGCCGCAGTGAAGCTCCCTGCCGACTATGCCGCCGGTGTCGTCGTTGCATTCTAC CTGTCGAACGCCGACGCGTACGAGAAGACCCACGACGAGCTGGACTTCGAGTTCCTGGGCAACGTGCGCGGGCGCGACTGGCGGGTGCAGACCAACGTGTACGGCAACGGCAGCACCGGCGCCGGCCGGGAGGAGCGCTACGACCTCCCCTTCGACCCCACGGACGACTTCCACCACTACTCCATCCTCTGGACCCAACACCGCATCAT ATTCTACGTGGATGAGACCCCGATGAGGGAGGTGGTGAGGACGGAGGCCATGGGCGCGGCGTTCCCCTCCAAGCCCATGTCCCTCTACGCCACCATCTGGGACGGTTCCGCCTGGGCCACCCTCGGCGGCCGCTACAGGGCCAACTACAAGTACGCGCCGTTCGTCGCCCAGTTCGGCGACCTCGTTCTCCAGGGCTGCCCCGTCAACCCCATCGACCActccgcggcggcggcgtgcggcaCGCCCTGGTACGAGCCTGTCGCCGCCGCCTTGTCCGCCGAGCAGCGCGCGGCGATGTCGGGGTTCAGGCGCGGCCACATGTCCTACTCCTACTGCCACGACCGCCGCCGGTACCCCGTCGCCCTGTCAGAGTGCGACGCCGCCGCGCTCCCGCGCTTGTTCGGCCCGGACGGGATGAAGTACGGCGGCGACCGCCGGCACCGCCGCGGAGGGCGCGGCCACCGCTCCGACGTCGTCATGTGA